A genome region from Defluviimonas aquaemixtae includes the following:
- a CDS encoding SDR family NAD(P)-dependent oxidoreductase: MAKPVAVILGVGPGNGMALARRFAASGHAVAMCSRRGPSEAMLGEIAGARGYACDVSDAESLKTAFDAIRGDLGPVSTLIYNAGSAHWGNLDALTPDDLRMDVEVNAVGLFASAQLAVPDMRAAGGGTIIVVGAGAALRGRPGTIAFAAGKAAQRSVAQSLGRQLGPENIHVGYLVLDGVVDLERSRAAMPDKDATFFLSAAGVAEAAHALASQDRQAWTFELDLRPYGENW, translated from the coding sequence ATGGCGAAACCTGTCGCAGTCATTCTTGGGGTTGGCCCCGGCAACGGAATGGCGCTCGCCCGGCGCTTCGCGGCATCGGGCCACGCCGTCGCCATGTGCTCGCGGCGGGGTCCGTCGGAAGCGATGCTGGGCGAGATCGCGGGCGCGCGGGGCTATGCCTGCGACGTGTCCGACGCGGAATCGCTCAAGACGGCCTTCGACGCGATCCGAGGCGATCTCGGTCCGGTATCCACCCTGATCTACAATGCAGGTTCCGCGCATTGGGGCAATCTCGACGCGCTCACCCCGGACGATCTGCGCATGGATGTCGAGGTCAATGCGGTCGGGCTATTTGCCTCCGCGCAGCTTGCCGTGCCGGATATGCGGGCGGCGGGAGGCGGCACGATCATCGTGGTCGGTGCGGGCGCGGCCCTGCGCGGGCGGCCCGGAACGATCGCCTTCGCAGCAGGCAAGGCAGCGCAAAGGTCCGTCGCGCAGTCGCTCGGGCGCCAACTCGGGCCCGAGAACATTCATGTCGGCTATCTGGTCCTCGACGGGGTCGTTGACCTCGAACGCAGCCGTGCCGCGATGCCCGACAAGGACGCGACGTTCTTTCTCAGCGCGGCCGGCGTGGCTGAGGCCGCTCATGCGCTCGCCTCTCAGGATCGGCAGGCCTGGACGTTCGAGCTCGATCTGAGGCCATACGGCGAGAACTGGTAG
- a CDS encoding anthrone oxygenase family protein: MSPVLFYLAHLAVLAYALVGGVFLAFSDFIMRALSVTSGQGGAEAMQAINREVFRWVFMVLFLGLAPVSLLIAVYGAIVVGHGPGTVMMLAGLTYFVGCFGVTVFFNVPMNEALAGMEASEDATLDYWTRTYLPRWSFWNTVRTVACGLSAALLLFSLAWAAQSQAQGA, from the coding sequence ATGTCCCCCGTTCTCTTCTACCTCGCCCACCTCGCCGTCCTCGCCTATGCGCTGGTCGGTGGCGTCTTTCTCGCCTTCTCGGATTTCATCATGCGCGCCCTGTCTGTGACCAGCGGTCAGGGTGGCGCGGAGGCGATGCAGGCCATCAACCGAGAGGTGTTCCGCTGGGTCTTCATGGTGCTATTCCTCGGGCTGGCGCCGGTATCCCTGCTGATCGCGGTCTATGGCGCAATAGTCGTCGGGCACGGCCCGGGAACCGTGATGATGCTGGCGGGCCTGACGTATTTCGTCGGATGCTTTGGGGTAACGGTGTTCTTCAACGTGCCGATGAACGAAGCCCTGGCGGGCATGGAGGCCTCCGAGGATGCGACACTGGACTACTGGACCCGCACTTATCTGCCCCGCTGGAGCTTCTGGAACACCGTCCGCACCGTCGCCTGCGGACTGTCTGCAGCCCTGCTGCTGTTCTCGCTCGCCTGGGCGGCGCAGTCTCAGGCGCAGGGAGCTTGA
- a CDS encoding DUF2312 domain-containing protein, producing the protein MNQPVSDATYNVTADELRQLIERYEHLEAEKKDIADQQKEVMAEAKGRGYDTKVMRKVIALRKRDKDDLAEEEAVLEMYKAALGMA; encoded by the coding sequence ATGAACCAGCCAGTGTCCGATGCCACCTACAATGTCACCGCCGACGAGCTTCGCCAGCTCATCGAGCGCTACGAGCATCTGGAGGCCGAAAAAAAGGACATCGCCGACCAGCAGAAAGAGGTGATGGCCGAGGCAAAGGGTCGCGGTTACGACACCAAGGTCATGCGCAAGGTGATCGCGCTTCGGAAGCGTGACAAGGACGACCTGGCAGAGGAGGAAGCGGTCCTCGAGATGTACAAGGCTGCGCTCGGTATGGCCTGA
- a CDS encoding DUF4345 domain-containing protein: MRPTLLEKTALGLSGLTALTIGAFILFAPHAFYAGYGIRLGEDTNLLSELRAPGAGLAGFGLLMLLGIWRHAVLPVGMAVALTVFTTFPAGRLVALAVDGMPSGSVIGALVVELIIAALCLAAFRRRLWQPAPGLSTAQPAR, translated from the coding sequence ATGAGACCCACCCTACTCGAGAAGACCGCGCTCGGTCTCTCCGGCCTCACCGCGCTCACCATTGGCGCTTTCATCCTGTTCGCGCCGCACGCCTTCTACGCCGGTTACGGCATCAGGCTCGGCGAAGACACCAACCTGCTGAGCGAACTGCGCGCACCCGGCGCCGGTCTCGCGGGTTTCGGCCTTCTGATGCTGCTCGGCATCTGGCGGCACGCGGTCCTGCCCGTTGGCATGGCGGTGGCCCTGACGGTCTTCACCACCTTTCCGGCCGGACGGCTGGTCGCGCTTGCAGTAGACGGGATGCCGTCCGGCAGCGTCATCGGCGCCCTCGTCGTGGAACTGATCATCGCCGCGCTCTGCCTCGCAGCCTTCCGCCGGCGCCTTTGGCAGCCGGCGCCCGGCCTCTCCACGGCGCAGCCCGCGCGCTGA
- a CDS encoding AraC family transcriptional regulator has translation MGYVTSLFARKVVAAAGGGVDAAAMLSSVGIAPDDPWDARQMVPAERYYDMLERIADQMDVTELPVRTGASMRLDEYGALGLAFKAATTLGASYARVERYARLWTSVVEYELRPATGGTLFILHRAGERRLGMRLSNEATLASAVSIARQVCPVPLAPVEVLVRHPAPRSIAAHEDWFDCPVRFGAELDAILYADETLARPNILGDVGISQYLTTHLEAELSEITREPALVTQAKAAIAQALSEGAPKMAEIARSLGLSARSFHRRLSEHGMNFQSLTEETRRNLAEGLLQDESHSLAEIAFLTGFSEQSAFTRAFKRWVGTTPATYRKDIFHR, from the coding sequence ATGGGGTATGTGACGTCGCTCTTCGCGCGCAAGGTGGTCGCCGCGGCGGGCGGTGGGGTTGATGCTGCGGCGATGCTTTCCAGCGTCGGGATCGCCCCCGACGACCCCTGGGACGCCAGGCAGATGGTTCCGGCCGAGCGCTATTACGACATGCTCGAAAGAATCGCCGATCAGATGGACGTAACCGAACTGCCGGTGCGCACGGGCGCCTCCATGCGGCTTGACGAATACGGTGCGCTTGGGCTGGCCTTCAAGGCTGCAACGACGCTCGGGGCGTCCTATGCGCGGGTGGAACGCTATGCGCGTCTGTGGACCAGCGTCGTCGAATACGAGCTGCGGCCGGCGACTGGGGGCACGCTCTTCATCCTGCATCGGGCGGGCGAACGGCGCCTCGGGATGCGGCTGTCGAACGAGGCGACCCTTGCGAGCGCCGTGTCCATCGCAAGGCAGGTCTGCCCGGTGCCGCTCGCGCCCGTGGAAGTGCTGGTCCGGCATCCCGCCCCGCGCTCGATCGCCGCGCACGAGGACTGGTTCGACTGCCCGGTGCGCTTCGGCGCCGAACTCGACGCGATCCTCTATGCCGACGAGACGCTGGCCCGGCCCAACATCCTAGGGGACGTGGGGATATCGCAATACCTCACCACGCATCTCGAAGCAGAACTGTCCGAGATCACCCGGGAGCCCGCGCTTGTCACGCAGGCGAAAGCCGCAATCGCCCAGGCCCTCAGCGAGGGGGCGCCGAAGATGGCCGAGATCGCCCGCAGCCTCGGACTAAGTGCGCGGTCTTTCCACAGGCGCCTCTCCGAGCACGGAATGAACTTTCAGAGCCTCACCGAGGAAACCCGCCGCAACCTCGCCGAAGGGCTCTTGCAGGACGAGAGCCATTCACTGGCCGAAATCGCGTTTCTCACCGGTTTCTCCGAGCAGAGCGCCTTTACCCGCGCGTTCAAGCGCTGGGTCGGCACAACGCCCGCGACCTACCGCAAGGATATCTTCCACCGCTGA
- a CDS encoding NAD(P)H-binding protein: protein MKDQEILVIGATGKTGRRVASRLEARGIPVRRGSRSSATPFDWEAPETWAPALRGVRAAYVTYFPDLAFPSAVEKLESLCETARDVDIEHLVLLSGRGEHHARLGEEVVRNSRVDFTIVRAAWFAQNFSEGYLRDPVLAGVLPMPGGDVAEPIIDIDDIADVAVAALTEEGHKGELYEVTGPRLMSFANMACELSRATGHEIQHIPISFEEFHANIAEAGGAFVADVFTAIARETLDGRNAHTTDGVIRALGRGPRDFADFANAAARTGAWTSAA from the coding sequence ATGAAAGACCAAGAGATCCTCGTCATCGGCGCAACCGGCAAGACCGGCCGCCGCGTCGCCAGCCGCCTCGAGGCGCGGGGCATTCCCGTGCGCCGCGGCTCGCGCAGCTCCGCAACGCCCTTCGACTGGGAAGCGCCGGAGACTTGGGCGCCGGCACTGCGCGGGGTCCGTGCGGCCTATGTCACCTACTTTCCTGACCTTGCTTTCCCCAGCGCCGTGGAAAAGCTCGAGTCCCTCTGCGAGACGGCCCGCGACGTGGACATCGAGCACCTCGTGCTGCTCTCCGGCCGCGGCGAACACCACGCGCGGCTGGGCGAAGAGGTGGTGCGCAATTCCCGCGTCGACTTCACCATCGTCCGGGCTGCCTGGTTCGCTCAGAACTTCTCCGAAGGCTACCTGCGCGATCCGGTCCTGGCCGGCGTCCTTCCGATGCCCGGCGGCGATGTCGCCGAGCCCATCATCGACATCGACGACATTGCCGATGTCGCAGTCGCGGCACTGACCGAAGAGGGCCACAAGGGCGAACTCTACGAGGTGACAGGCCCGCGGCTGATGTCCTTCGCAAACATGGCGTGTGAACTCTCGAGGGCTACCGGGCACGAGATCCAGCATATCCCGATCAGCTTCGAGGAGTTCCACGCAAACATCGCCGAGGCTGGGGGCGCCTTCGTCGCCGACGTCTTCACCGCCATCGCGCGCGAAACGCTGGACGGTCGCAACGCCCACACCACGGACGGCGTGATACGCGCGCTCGGCCGCGGCCCGCGCGACTTTGCGGACTTCGCCAACGCCGCCGCTCGAACCGGCGCCTGGACAAGCGCCGCCTGA
- a CDS encoding FAD-dependent oxidoreductase: MTEVVRVNRSDGVATITIDNPPVNALGHAVRKGLLAALEAAWSDPDVRAIVLCAAGRTWPAGADIREFGKPPGEPSLPALCRALSKSRKPVVVALHGNVLGGGLELALVAGLRIARPGTQLGLPEVSLGILPGGGGTQRLPRLIGAKPALGMMLTGLPITAERAGDLGLVDVLADDPDAAADRAARAWIAGEADLPLASERKVTPTDAEAWLSAVAEARRGLGPSGRLPAPARIVDCVEAALLLPEDEGHAFERVAFKELLATPQSAALRHAFLAERRAQRPSGVGGASPREIEHVGVVGGGFMGAGIATALIGAGYKVTLLERDAEALAAGLARVATQHERAVEKGRLDPEMREEEWARIEGATQVEAFHPVDMVIEAAFEDEAVKSGILAELDRVVKPGAILATNTSYLDINRLADATSRPGDVIGLHFFSPVHAMKLIEVVVTDRTEPDVVATGFAVAKRLGKVAVRAGVCDGFIGNRMLTAYRTATDFLLEDGASPYEVDRAMVAFGFPLGPYQVLDMAGLDISWARRKWLAAARDPTRRYVAIGDRLCEAGRLGQKAGRGYYLYSEGGRKGVEDSEVLKLIEAERDAKGIVARPVSEREIQKRALAAMANEGARILEEKIAERPSDIDLVMMMGYGFPRWRGGPMLVADREDPLMVRDRLRDYAREDEWFWRPAPLWDELIKNGRTFDDLNAD; the protein is encoded by the coding sequence ATGACGGAAGTGGTTCGGGTCAACCGGTCCGACGGGGTCGCCACGATCACGATCGACAATCCGCCGGTCAATGCGCTCGGCCATGCGGTGCGCAAAGGTTTGCTCGCCGCGCTCGAAGCAGCGTGGTCCGACCCCGACGTCCGGGCCATCGTCCTTTGCGCCGCGGGGCGCACCTGGCCCGCCGGCGCCGACATCCGGGAATTCGGCAAGCCGCCTGGCGAACCGTCGCTGCCCGCGCTCTGCCGGGCACTGTCGAAAAGCCGCAAGCCGGTCGTCGTAGCGCTGCACGGAAATGTTCTCGGCGGCGGGCTGGAGCTTGCGCTTGTCGCGGGCCTGCGCATCGCCCGGCCTGGCACGCAGCTTGGCCTGCCCGAGGTGTCGCTCGGCATACTGCCGGGTGGGGGCGGAACCCAGCGGCTGCCGCGGCTGATCGGTGCGAAGCCCGCCCTCGGCATGATGCTGACCGGTCTGCCGATCACCGCCGAGCGCGCCGGAGACCTCGGCCTCGTCGACGTTCTCGCCGACGATCCCGACGCCGCTGCCGACCGCGCCGCGCGCGCTTGGATCGCGGGAGAGGCGGACCTGCCGCTCGCCTCCGAGCGTAAAGTGACGCCGACAGATGCCGAGGCATGGCTATCGGCCGTAGCCGAGGCGCGTAGGGGTCTCGGGCCGTCGGGGCGCCTGCCCGCGCCCGCCCGCATCGTCGACTGCGTTGAAGCCGCGCTGCTTCTGCCGGAAGACGAGGGCCACGCCTTCGAGCGCGTCGCCTTCAAAGAGCTTCTGGCGACGCCGCAATCGGCCGCCCTGCGTCACGCCTTCCTGGCGGAGCGCCGCGCCCAGCGGCCATCGGGTGTTGGCGGCGCGTCGCCGCGCGAGATCGAACATGTCGGCGTGGTCGGCGGCGGCTTCATGGGGGCGGGCATCGCGACGGCGCTGATCGGCGCGGGCTACAAGGTCACGCTTCTGGAGCGCGACGCGGAAGCGCTCGCGGCCGGCCTTGCGCGTGTCGCAACGCAGCACGAGCGCGCGGTCGAGAAGGGCCGCCTCGACCCCGAAATGCGCGAGGAGGAATGGGCCCGGATCGAGGGCGCGACCCAGGTCGAGGCATTCCATCCAGTCGACATGGTGATCGAGGCCGCCTTCGAGGACGAGGCCGTCAAATCCGGCATACTCGCCGAACTCGACCGCGTCGTGAAGCCGGGTGCGATCCTTGCCACCAACACTTCCTACCTCGACATCAACCGGCTTGCCGACGCGACGTCCCGTCCCGGCGACGTGATCGGGCTGCATTTCTTCTCGCCCGTTCACGCGATGAAACTCATCGAGGTCGTGGTAACGGATCGGACCGAACCCGATGTCGTGGCAACTGGGTTTGCCGTGGCCAAGCGCCTCGGCAAGGTGGCGGTTCGTGCGGGTGTGTGCGACGGGTTCATCGGCAACCGGATGCTGACGGCGTATCGAACGGCTACGGATTTCCTGCTCGAGGACGGCGCCTCGCCCTACGAAGTCGACCGCGCCATGGTCGCCTTTGGCTTCCCCCTCGGCCCCTATCAGGTGCTAGACATGGCCGGGCTCGACATTTCCTGGGCGCGGCGCAAGTGGCTTGCCGCGGCGCGTGATCCGACCCGGCGCTACGTCGCGATCGGGGACAGGCTGTGCGAGGCGGGCCGGCTCGGCCAGAAGGCGGGACGGGGCTACTACCTCTATTCCGAGGGCGGCCGCAAGGGTGTCGAGGACTCCGAGGTGCTGAAGCTGATCGAGGCGGAGCGCGATGCGAAGGGCATCGTCGCCCGTCCCGTGTCGGAACGGGAGATCCAGAAGCGTGCGCTCGCCGCGATGGCCAACGAGGGCGCGCGCATACTTGAGGAAAAGATCGCCGAGCGCCCTTCGGACATCGATCTCGTGATGATGATGGGCTACGGCTTTCCGCGCTGGCGCGGCGGGCCGATGCTAGTTGCGGATCGGGAGGATCCGCTCATGGTTCGCGACCGCCTGCGCGACTATGCGCGCGAGGACGAGTGGTTCTGGCGTCCCGCGCCGCTCTGGGACGAGTTGATCAAGAACGGACGCACCTTCGACGATCTCAACGCGGACTGA
- a CDS encoding GNAT family N-acetyltransferase, giving the protein MGEPRYRRATAADQRAIVAMLSDDVLGASRENALPAVDDCYQDAFAEIDADPNQFLCVVENEQQIVGTLHLTFIPGFSRNGTKRGQIEAVRIASDRRGGKLGEAMFAWAISECRARRGSFAQLTTDKARPDAHRFYDRLGFEPTHIGYKLKI; this is encoded by the coding sequence ATGGGTGAACCGCGTTACCGCCGAGCAACCGCAGCGGACCAGCGAGCGATTGTCGCGATGCTGTCCGATGACGTGCTTGGTGCGTCGCGGGAAAACGCTTTGCCAGCCGTAGACGATTGCTACCAGGATGCATTTGCGGAGATTGATGCCGACCCGAACCAGTTTCTTTGTGTGGTCGAGAATGAGCAGCAGATCGTCGGAACCTTGCACCTCACCTTCATCCCGGGTTTCTCTCGCAATGGCACCAAGCGTGGACAGATAGAGGCAGTGCGGATCGCGAGCGATCGTCGGGGCGGCAAGCTTGGTGAAGCGATGTTTGCCTGGGCGATCAGCGAATGCCGGGCACGCCGGGGTTCGTTCGCTCAGCTCACCACGGACAAGGCCCGGCCGGACGCCCATCGCTTCTATGACCGTCTGGGTTTCGAACCGACCCATATCGGATACAAGCTAAAGATCTAA
- a CDS encoding Hint domain-containing protein: MATTFFGIYLGVYPTMDPTEGNTTAENVSTLLGQTFGSATSPLYASKVSIQTLNVGGSTTALDQDNTVANDQFSVNGAAPQTFDSVFQLNTVTLTYTDGTTATVSVILFQDTAGNLYLAPQTSANALTTAYEAKPIQSFTVSPTGTFINSASGLAIDRHVTAFDDGYIDGTAGADLIDTNYVEPVAGGSDRIDNNDAGLPGAVGNDDYVRAGAGNDTVLAGAGNDIVFGGTGNDSIDGGIGNDTLYGEDGNDTLLGGDGNDLLLGGLGTDSLVGGNGNDTLDGGDGADNLSGGAGDDTFRLTGTFGNDTIVGGETGETAGDLIDASGLTANTTLSFTGSEAGTLAAGGSTAVFSEIERFTLGAGDDTVNASAATAGVNVDAGAGNDGLTGGVGNDTLAGGAGNDTLNGGAGNDSLTGGAGDDTFRLTGTFGNDTIVGGETGETAGDLIDASGLTANTTLSFTGSEAGTLAAGGSTAVFSEIERFTLGAGNDTVNASAATAGVNVDAGAGNDSLTGGVGNDTLAGGAGNDTLNGGAGNDRLILGAGDNASDLVVLQDGSGQDTVLGFESPIDNGDGTFTGRDRFDLADLTDSQGNPVNAWDVTVTDTVGDGTGDAILIFPNGESVTLVGILPSQVDSAAKLNAMGIPCFTRGTVIRTPNGDIAIEDLRVGDLVTTADHGDQPVRWIGSRKVAAIGKLAPVLIASGALDNTRDLFVSQQHRMLLGNWRSQLLFGEDEVLVAAKHLVDGRAIRVIEGSEVEYFHILFDCHEIVYAEGAPTESFYPSDDGVLCLEKDTQDELFELFPGLSSLGTTAYGPVARRSLKAFEAALMIEPECSAVLPQVTPLALSA; this comes from the coding sequence TTGGCCACGACCTTTTTTGGAATCTATCTCGGCGTCTATCCCACGATGGACCCGACAGAGGGCAACACGACCGCCGAGAACGTCTCAACTCTTCTCGGCCAGACCTTTGGCTCTGCGACCAGTCCCCTCTACGCCTCGAAAGTGTCGATCCAGACGCTCAATGTCGGCGGCTCTACGACGGCGCTCGACCAGGACAACACCGTCGCAAACGATCAGTTCAGCGTCAATGGCGCGGCTCCGCAGACGTTTGACAGCGTCTTCCAGTTGAACACCGTCACCCTGACCTATACCGACGGCACAACGGCAACGGTGTCGGTGATCCTGTTTCAGGACACGGCCGGCAATCTTTATCTTGCCCCGCAAACATCTGCGAACGCGTTGACGACGGCCTACGAAGCCAAACCTATCCAGTCGTTCACCGTCAGCCCGACCGGCACATTCATTAACTCGGCATCCGGCCTGGCGATTGACCGCCACGTTACGGCATTCGATGACGGTTACATTGACGGGACAGCCGGTGCTGATCTCATTGATACCAACTACGTCGAACCGGTCGCCGGGGGCAGCGACCGCATCGACAACAACGATGCAGGTCTTCCCGGCGCCGTCGGCAATGATGACTACGTGCGCGCCGGAGCTGGAAACGATACAGTGCTGGCCGGGGCCGGCAACGACATCGTTTTCGGCGGCACCGGCAACGACTCGATTGACGGCGGCATCGGCAACGACACGCTGTATGGAGAGGACGGCAACGATACACTTCTCGGCGGCGACGGCAATGACCTGCTCCTCGGCGGGCTGGGCACGGACTCGCTGGTCGGCGGAAACGGCAACGACACCCTTGATGGTGGCGACGGCGCGGATAACTTATCCGGCGGCGCGGGCGACGACACGTTCCGCCTGACCGGCACCTTCGGCAATGACACTATCGTCGGCGGCGAGACCGGCGAGACTGCGGGCGACCTGATCGACGCGTCCGGCCTGACCGCCAACACCACGCTCAGCTTCACCGGCAGCGAGGCGGGCACGCTCGCCGCTGGCGGCTCGACTGCGGTGTTCTCCGAGATCGAGCGCTTCACTCTCGGCGCGGGAGACGACACCGTCAACGCCTCCGCGGCGACGGCGGGCGTCAATGTCGATGCGGGCGCTGGCAATGACGGCCTGACCGGCGGCGTGGGAAACGATACTCTCGCGGGCGGCGCCGGCAACGACACGCTGAACGGCGGCGCGGGCAATGACAGCCTCACCGGCGGCGCGGGCGACGACACGTTCCGCCTGACCGGCACCTTCGGCAATGACACTATCGTCGGCGGCGAGACCGGCGAGACTGCGGGCGACCTGATCGACGCGTCCGGCCTGACCGCCAACACCACGCTCAGCTTCACCGGCAGCGAGGCGGGCACGCTCGCCGCTGGCGGCTCGACTGCGGTGTTCTCCGAGATTGAGCGCTTCACTCTCGGCGCGGGAAACGACACCGTCAACGCCTCCGCGGCGACGGCGGGCGTCAATGTCGATGCGGGCGCTGGCAATGACAGCCTGACCGGCGGCGTGGGAAACGATACTCTCGCGGGCGGCGCCGGCAACGACACGCTGAACGGCGGCGCGGGCAATGACCGGCTCATCCTCGGAGCAGGGGACAATGCAAGCGATCTTGTTGTCTTGCAGGATGGGTCCGGTCAGGACACGGTACTCGGCTTCGAATCGCCGATAGACAATGGTGACGGCACCTTCACGGGCCGGGACAGGTTCGACCTCGCCGACCTGACTGATAGCCAGGGCAACCCTGTCAACGCCTGGGACGTGACGGTCACGGATACGGTCGGCGACGGCACGGGCGATGCGATTCTGATCTTCCCCAATGGTGAAAGTGTCACGCTCGTTGGAATCCTGCCGTCGCAGGTGGACAGCGCCGCGAAGCTGAACGCGATGGGAATCCCCTGCTTCACCCGGGGAACCGTCATCCGGACGCCGAACGGCGACATCGCGATCGAGGATCTTCGGGTTGGAGACCTGGTGACGACCGCTGATCACGGGGATCAGCCCGTCCGTTGGATCGGATCTCGCAAAGTAGCCGCCATCGGAAAGCTCGCGCCCGTCCTGATCGCCTCGGGCGCTCTGGACAACACGCGTGACCTCTTCGTTTCACAGCAACACCGTATGCTGCTGGGCAACTGGCGATCCCAGCTCCTGTTCGGAGAGGATGAAGTTCTGGTCGCCGCCAAACATCTGGTGGATGGCCGCGCAATCCGCGTGATCGAAGGTTCCGAAGTGGAGTACTTCCATATCCTCTTCGACTGCCACGAAATCGTCTACGCCGAAGGTGCGCCAACCGAAAGCTTCTACCCAAGTGATGACGGCGTTCTATGCCTGGAGAAAGACACCCAGGACGAGCTTTTCGAACTGTTCCCTGGACTGTCCTCACTTGGAACCACTGCCTATGGCCCCGTTGCCCGGCGAAGTCTCAAAGCCTTCGAGGCTGCTCTGATGATCGAGCCAGAATGTTCCGCCGTCCTCCCGCAAGTCACGCCGCTGGCATTGAGTGCTTGA
- a CDS encoding ABC transporter permease, giving the protein MAEQNTQAIAGARRRPGGGGGEFWSVGALVIAALVVMPILSVVVLAFAPTENIWPHLLATTLPRYATNTAILTLGTGLLAAAMGTGAAWLVTMYRFPGARLLEWLLLFPLAIPAYIGAYALVDFLDYSGPVQVALREATGWTSARDYWFPQIRTRWAAIIVLAVALYPYVYMLARAAFREQSAGSYEVARALGAGPFGLFWRVGLPLARPAIAAGTAIVMMETVNDFGVVDYFAVQTLTTGIFTVWLETGNAGGAAQIACLILAVILVLVALEKTSRRHSRYYQSARQPRPITPIQLKGPASWIAAALCALPVLAGFVLPLAVIAGHAFDKPGSWASGGLGRAFANTLTVGGAAAVLTVLGALFMVYGVRLTGRRLPRLILPITTIGYAAPGAVLAVGILIPVAALDHQIADLVVWLTGWDPGLILTGSAAAIVLAYSVRFFAIAQGATDAAFGRVPPSLPMAARSLGRTYGGALREVYLPLMRGSVGTALLLVFVDCVKELPATLFLRPFNFDTLATRAHEKASLENIAEAAPPALLVIAVGLSAVVLLARMNLMLRRR; this is encoded by the coding sequence ATGGCCGAGCAAAACACTCAAGCAATCGCGGGCGCGCGACGCCGGCCGGGCGGCGGGGGTGGCGAGTTCTGGTCCGTGGGCGCGCTCGTCATCGCGGCGCTCGTCGTGATGCCGATCCTGTCGGTCGTTGTCCTTGCGTTCGCACCGACCGAGAATATCTGGCCACACCTGCTCGCGACGACCTTGCCGCGCTACGCGACGAACACGGCAATCCTGACGCTCGGGACCGGGCTTCTCGCGGCGGCGATGGGGACGGGGGCGGCGTGGCTCGTGACGATGTACCGGTTTCCCGGCGCGCGGTTATTGGAATGGCTCCTCCTGTTTCCGCTCGCCATCCCGGCCTATATCGGGGCCTACGCGCTCGTCGATTTCCTCGACTATTCGGGACCCGTGCAAGTCGCGCTTCGCGAGGCGACGGGCTGGACCTCGGCACGCGATTACTGGTTTCCGCAGATCCGCACGCGCTGGGCGGCGATCATCGTTCTCGCGGTTGCCCTCTATCCCTATGTCTACATGCTCGCGCGCGCGGCGTTCCGAGAGCAGTCGGCCGGCAGCTACGAGGTCGCCCGCGCGCTCGGCGCCGGGCCGTTCGGGCTGTTCTGGCGGGTCGGCCTGCCGCTCGCCCGGCCCGCGATCGCAGCCGGGACCGCGATCGTGATGATGGAGACGGTGAACGACTTCGGCGTTGTCGATTATTTCGCGGTGCAGACGCTGACGACGGGGATTTTCACCGTCTGGCTCGAAACCGGCAACGCGGGCGGCGCGGCGCAGATCGCCTGCCTGATCCTTGCCGTCATCCTCGTCCTCGTGGCGCTGGAAAAGACGAGCCGGCGTCATTCCCGCTATTACCAGTCGGCGCGTCAGCCACGGCCGATCACACCCATCCAGCTCAAAGGGCCCGCCTCCTGGATCGCGGCCGCGCTCTGCGCCCTGCCGGTCCTCGCGGGCTTCGTCCTGCCGCTCGCCGTCATTGCGGGCCACGCCTTCGACAAGCCGGGAAGCTGGGCCAGCGGCGGGCTCGGCCGCGCCTTCGCCAACACGCTTACGGTCGGAGGCGCGGCGGCGGTCTTGACGGTCCTGGGGGCGCTTTTCATGGTCTACGGCGTGCGGCTGACCGGGCGGCGCCTGCCGCGGCTCATCCTGCCCATCACGACAATCGGCTATGCCGCGCCAGGGGCGGTGCTTGCGGTTGGCATCCTGATCCCGGTCGCCGCGCTTGACCACCAGATCGCCGATCTGGTCGTGTGGCTGACCGGGTGGGACCCGGGCCTGATCCTGACCGGGTCCGCCGCGGCGATCGTACTGGCCTACTCGGTGCGGTTCTTCGCAATCGCCCAAGGGGCGACCGACGCCGCCTTCGGGCGTGTTCCGCCATCGCTGCCCATGGCGGCGCGATCGCTGGGCCGCACCTATGGAGGAGCGCTGCGCGAGGTCTATCTGCCGCTCATGCGCGGATCGGTGGGCACCGCGCTGCTGCTCGTTTTCGTCGATTGCGTAAAGGAACTGCCGGCGACGCTTTTCCTTCGCCCCTTCAACTTCGACACTTTGGCGACGCGGGCGCATGAAAAGGCGAGCCTCGAGAACATCGCCGAGGCCGCGCCGCCCGCGCTTCTGGTGATTGCGGTCGGGCTCTCGGCAGTTGTCTTGCTGGCGCGCATGAATCTCATGCTCAGGCGGCGATAG